In Anopheles gambiae chromosome 2, idAnoGambNW_F1_1, whole genome shotgun sequence, a single window of DNA contains:
- the LOC1281029 gene encoding sorting nexin-13 isoform X1 has translation MEFKYASWIALSVAVSINLFGVFWVTTMVIGLVLFLLGFLTILYLQHSDLDKFLDSGLLENPLDEPKSLGLSIVCDPKPGNLLLISPNIKVQTESSRGAKAPHQPPGDPSAVTGGHGTRRRNFLDAGIELLFKKREPRTGVGEQPAKANAITDHLMHRGHHLHHFHQRDHHTILDTSPVADRPPALHRQPSPGEERGSRGWRPFESIKIHTDKRQAAAGSSASSSGADHEPDKHRRKDVGNVSIGEEVSVASAPLSSFKSYLTHPEVLLHRHETPPGSPKKKKILSGNKPIDQLIHTILDYVVRDFIDSWYTVVSDNREFSECNIRTSIESLILQICNRVRSVDLLPLMTTRLIDDLAKHTRFYRLATQEVTNSANSKSSSTTNATPTGLDQQKRLKMHEKLSPQRRTLKVEGHRRNKSETDLTWQLGQAALQKNVANSRFYNVPVDEQSLGDPETMLLNAFFGFCEEYRSECLEPDALNEYFRRVSETVLYFVLPEEDFNCLALRTLLCNLLANSLLKPAFSTLAEPDFINLQIAKQFTKEPPAGEFLLKMIRQSTDLSELRACRQLITKEMDAKYKDSSCSAELASLKYTQKLIDLRISHLQNNKNDFGKTERDKASTSLPQLTLDDILRKELAVFYYLDYLSVLNLQKYVIFYLTAQEWKISTSQCYSEMQTNKSKLSREELLRSIRDKASNLYQEYLQPSSPNYLNIDPGLIEALNFRLNDPTIQPENTWFDSICKYIYEKQKNEEVFLNNFYQSVAYKQLLRELDFHNAHDPDMPSLDHLTVLGGLSAHSDSASDTNSGDIRFDETDDDEDGAATGTQPATATTTLPPPITVDIKEEHDVRAGTSAAKKPSPASLFPTTVNTIKHARSHSDCTGMFAAINDLNIEQLRQSSDCSSNDSGNEATAVLSAPRRIPAPHLTDVSSVHEANHHQQQGHLHHHHHHHHLHHHQYKHKLSARIINTAIHCEGHYAVYAIQVHVIEDNHHKSWHIYRRYSKFLELKKLLVKRFPALDRVPFPAKKAFQNTQRAVLEHRMEILNRFLAEICAKAELSEEMMAIIRNFLEPDTDDRKMHGGPVVKTIESLKSGMSKIRNMPDTLVGGISRMFVGKSALKERSFYDIQDIPTLELKQSEYPALASALNLLDEVFDLQNKSQWLRRGLINRLLGAPWVSHATNKRIVQGASSLLAPDKLEAILSSILNNVWPEGDRFNPTTPLREDSTRLRTKLAAKISLFALLSDDLKHVVGSVTCNSGLLNFFQMLQNKKLNTRLLLILFNRLLVVILQTESVTKHAQLLLNTTGGAGGTTTNGTDEGATIRVGATSGLMSGARKPSRYS, from the exons aTGGAATTTAAGTACGCCAGCTGGATCGCGCTCAGCGTCGCCGTGTCGATCAATCTGTTCGGAGTGTTCTGGGTGACGACCATGGTTATCGGTTTGGTGCTCTTCCTGCTCGG GTTTCTTACCATACTGTACTTACAACATAGCGATCTGGACAAGTTCCTCGACAGTGGCCTACTGGAGAATCCGCTGGACGAACCAAAATCGCTCGGACTTAGCATCG TTTGTGACCCTAAGCCCGGTAATTTGCTACTCATTTCGCCCAACATCAAAGTGCAAACCGAATCGAGTCGAGGGGCAAAAGCGCCCCACCAGCCGCCCGGTGATCCGTCCGCGGTCACCGGGGGCCACGGTACCCGCCGGCGCAACTTTCTCGATGCCGGAATCGAGCTGCTGTTTAAGAAGCGCGAACCACGAACCGGCGTCGGCGAGCAGCCAGCAAAAGCGAACGCAATCACGGACCACCTAATGCACCGTGGCCACCATTTGCACCACTTCCACCAACGGGACCATCATACCATTCTAGATACGAGCCCGGTCGCCGATCGGCCGCCGGCACTGCACCGGCAGCCCTCGCCCGGGGAGGAGCGGGGAAGCCGCGGCTGGAGACCGTTCGAGAGCATTAAGATACACACGGACAAGCGGCAGGCGGCAGCGGGGTCGTCGGCGTCGTCTAGCGGAGCGGACCACGAACCGGACAAGCATCGAAGGAAAGATG TAGGAAACGTTTCCATCGGCGAAGAAGTGTCCGTCGCCTCCGCGCCACTCTCCTCGTTCAAATCGTACCTCACCCATCCGGAGGTTCTGCTGCACCGGCACGAAACGCCGCCCGGCTcgccgaagaagaaaaagatccTCAGCGGCAACAAACCGATCGATCAGCTGATCCACACCATCCTCGACTACGTGGTGCGCGATTTCATCGACTCCTGGTACACGGTCGTGTCGGACAATCGCGAGTTTTCCGAGTGCAACATACGCACCAGCATCGAATCGCTCATCCTGCAAATATGCAACCGCGTGCGATCGGTCGATCTGCTGCCGCTAATGACGACGCGACTGATCGACGATCTGGCCAAGCATACGCGGTTCTATCGGCTCGCCACCCAGGAGGTGACAAACAGTGCCAACAGCAAAAgctcctccaccaccaacgCCACCCCCACCGGCCTGGACCAGCAGAAGCGGCTGAAGATGCACGAGAAGCTGTCGCCGCAGCGCCGCACCCTGAAGGTGGAGGGCCACCGGCGCAACAAGAGCGAAACCGACCTGACCTGGCAGCTGGGCCAGGCCGCTCTGCAAAAGAACGTGGCCAACTCGCGGTTCTACAACGTCCCGGTGGATGAGCAATCGCTCGGCGATCCGGAAACGATGCTGCTGAACGCGTTCTTCGGCTTCTGCGAGGAGTACCGCAGCGAGTGCCTGGAGCCGGACGCACTGAACGAGTACTTCCGGCGCGTGTCCGAGACGGTGCTGTACTTTGTGCTGCCGGAGGAGGACTTTAACTGTCTCGCGCTGCGCACGCTGCTGTGCAATCTGCTCGCGAACAGTTTGCTGAAGCCGGCGTTCAGCACGCTGGCCGAGCCGGACTTTATCAACCTGCAGATCGCGAAACAGTTCACCAAGGAGCCGCCGGCGGGCGAGTTTCTGCTGAAGATGATCCGCCAGTCGACGGATCTGTCGGAGCTGCGCGCCTGCCGCCAGCTGATTACCAAAGAGATGGACGCGAAGTACAAGGACAGCAGCTGCAGTGCGGAGCTGGCCAGCCTGAAGTACACCCAGAAGCTGATCGATCTGCGCATCAGCCATCTGCAGAACAACAAGAATG ACTTTGGCAAGACGGAGCGAGACAAAGCGTCCACCAGCCTGCCCCAGCTCACGCTGGACGATATACTGCGGAAGGAGCTGGCCGTGTTCTACTATCTGGACTATCTTAGTGTATTAAATCTGCAAAAGTATGTGATATTTTATCTCACCGCTCAAG AATGGAAAATTAGTACCAGCCAATGCTACTCCGAGATGCAGACGAACAAATCGAAGCTCAGTCGGGAGGAACTGCTCCGCAGCATTCGCGACAAGGCGAGCAATCTGTACCAAGAG TATCTGCAACCCTCCTCGCCCAACTACCTGAACATCGATCCGGGGCTGATAGAGGCGCTGAACTTCCGGCTGAACGATCCCACCATCCAGCCGGAAAACACCTGGTTCGACTCGATCTGCAAGTACATCTACGAGAAGCAGAAGAACGAGGAAGTGTTCCTGAACAACTTCTACCAGAGTGTGGCCTACAAGCAGCTGCTGCGCGAGCTGGACTTTCACaacgcgcacgatccggacatGCCGTCGCTCGACCACCTGACCGTGCTGGGCGGGCTGTCCGCCCACAGTGACAGTGCGAGCGACACGAACAGCGGCGACATACGCTTCGACGAGACGGACGACGATGAGGACGGTGCGGCGACGGGCACGCAACCTgctaccgccaccaccacgctACCGCCGCCCATCACGGTGGACATCAAGGAGGAGCACGATGTGCGGGCGGGCACCAGTGCCGCGAAGAAACCGTCCCCTGCCAGCCTGTTCCCGACCACCGTCAACACGATCAAGCACGCCCGCTCGCACAGCGACTGTACCGGGATGTTTGCCGCCATCAACGATCTCAACATCGAGCAGCTGCGCCAATCGTCCGACTGTTCCAGCAACGATTCGGGCAATGAGGCAACGGCCGTGCTGTCTGCGCCCCGCCGCATCCCGGCACCCCATCTGACGGACGTGTCCTCTGTCCATGAAGCgaaccatcatcagcagcagggtcatcttcaccatcatcaccaccaccaccacctccaccatcaTCAGTACAAGCATAAGCTGTCCGCGCGCATCATCAACACGGCGATACACTGCGAGGGCCACTATGCGGTGTACGCGATCCAGGTGCACGTGATCGAGGACAATCACCACAAGAGCTGGCACATCTACCGGCGCTACTCGAAGTTTCTCGAGCTGAAGAAGCTGCTGGTGAAACGGTTTCCCGCCCTCGACCGCGTCCCGTTCCCCGCGAAGAAAGCGTTCCAGAACACGCAGCGCGCCGTGCTGGAGCACCGGATGGAGATACTGAACCGGTTTTTGGCGGAAATCTGCGCGAAGGCGGAACTGTCCGAGGAGATGATGGCGATCATACGGAACTTTCTCGAGCCGGACACGGACGACCGGAAGATGCACGGTGGACCGGTGGTAAAGACG ATCGAGAGTCTCAAGTCGGGCATGAGCAAGATACGCAACATGCCCGACACGCTCGTCGGCGGCATCTCGCGCATGTTCGTGGGCAAGAGTGCGCTGAAGGAGCGCAGCTTCTACGACATCCAGGACATACCGACGCTCGAGCTGAAGCAGTCCGAGTATCCGGCCCTCGCCTCCGCCCTCAACCTGCTGGACGAGGTGTTCGATTTGCAGAACAAATCGCAATGGTTGCGCCGCGGGCTGATTAACCGGCTGCTCGGTGCGCCCTGGGTTAGCCACGCAACGAACAAGCGCATCGTGCAGGGCGCTAGCAGCCTGCTCGCACCGGACAAGCTGGAGGCGATCCTTTCCTCGATACT CAACAACGTGTGGCCCGAGGGCGATCGCTTCAATCCAACCACGCCGCTGCGCGAGGACAGTACCCGGTTGCGCACGAAGCTGGCGGCAAAGATTTCCCTATTTGCGCTCCTGTCGGACGATCTGAAGCACGTGGTCGGTTCGGTGACGTGCAACAGCGGGCTGCTCAACTTCTTCCAGATGCTGCAGAACAAGAAGCTAAACACGCGCCTACTGCTCATCCTGTTCAACCGGTTGCTGGTGGTGATCCTGCAGACGGAAAGCGTTACCAAGCACGCCCAGCTGTTGCTGAACACGACCGGGGGAGCCGGGGGGACGACGACGAACGGTACGGACGAGGGGGCAACGATACGCGTCGGCGCAACGTCGGGGCTAATGTCCGGTGCACGGAAACCTTCCAGATATTCGTAA